The following coding sequences lie in one Sorghum bicolor cultivar BTx623 chromosome 6, Sorghum_bicolor_NCBIv3, whole genome shotgun sequence genomic window:
- the LOC8074720 gene encoding probable receptor-like protein kinase At1g30570 encodes MIDVQMSPFVLAVVSIAFLNLWFLQAHGSELLLSCGSNGTVDADGRRWIGDITPEGNFTLSSPGIAASQVGKSNSDEIFGPLYSSARFFDAATWYTISVLPGSYCVRLHFFPSTFGNFSANNSVFDVTANDFKLVSKFNVSEEIAWRASVSNSVISAVVKEYFLVVGAHGLNIEFDPRPGSFAFVNAIEVMLAPDNLFNDTVSKVGGAGVQLPLGLRGRGVETMYRLNIGGPALKSASDQYLHRPWYTDEAFMFSTNAAQTVSNVSSIMYVSSNDSSVAPIDVYETARIMSNNMVVDKRFNVSWRFYVHPNFDYLVRLHFCELVYDKPSQRIFKIYINNKTAAENYDVYARAAGINKAYHEDFFDNSTQQADSLWLQLGPDSMTSASGTDALLNGLEIFKLSKDSDLSYVLGHIDTGNQRSSSKGGKNKGLWEEVGIGSASLVAVTSVVLFSWCYIRKKQKAVKKEAPLGWHPLVLHETMKSTTDARATSKSSLARNASNIGHRMGRRFGIAEIRAATKNFDESLIIGTGGFGKVYKGELDEGTTVAIKRANTLCGQGLKEFETEIEMLSKLRHRHLVAMIGYCEEQKEMILVYEYMAKGTLRSHLYGSNLPPLTWKQRIDACIGAARGLHYLHTGADRGIIHRDVKTTNILLDENFVAKIADFGLSKTGPTLDHTHVSTAVRGSFGYLDPEYFRRQQLTQKSDVYSFGVVLFEVACARPVIDPTLPKDQINLAEWAMRWQRQRSLEAIMDPRLDGDFSSESLKKFGEIAEKCLADDGRSRPSMGEVLWHLEYVLQLHEAYKRNVESESFGSGELGFADISFSLPHIREGEEERHSKPSSIREELDT; translated from the coding sequence ATGATTGACGTTCAGATGAGTCCATTTGTGCTGGCTGTGGTGAGCATTGCATTTCTCAACTTGTGGTTCCTGCAAGCTCATGGAAGTGAATTGCTTCTGAGCTGTGGCTCGAACGGCACTGTTGATGCTGATGGGCGGAGATGGATCGGTGACATAACCCCTGAGGGCAATTTTACCTTGAGCAGCCCTGGGATTGCCGCGTCACAGGTTGGGAAGAGCAATTCCGATGAAATATTCGGACCGCTTTACAGTTCTGCCCGTTTCTTTGACGCAGCAACTTGGTATACCATTAGTGTGCTGCCTGGAAGTTACTGTGTCAGATTGCATTTCTTCCCTTCAACATTCGGGAATTTCAGTGCAAACAATTCTGTGTTTGATGTCACAGCAAATGATTTCAAGCTTGTTTCAAAATTCAATGTGTCAGAGGAGATTGCTTGGAGAGCCTCTGTGAGCAATTCAGTCATCAGTGCAGTTGTCAAGGAGTACTTTCTTGTAGTTGGTGCTCATGGCCTGAATATTGAGTTTGATCCAAGACCTGGGTCATTTGCCTTTGTGAATGCAATTGAGGTCATGCTGGCTCCAGATAATTTGTTCAATGATACAGTGAGCAAAGTTGGTGGTGCAGGCGTGCAGCTTCCGCTTGGCTTGCGCGGTAGAGGTGTTGAGACAATGTACCGGCTGAACATTGGAGGTCCTGCACTTAAATCGGCCAGTGATCAGTATCTCCATAGGCCATGGTACACTGATGAAGCATTCATGTTTTCTACAAATGCTGCTCAGACTGTGTCTAATGTTTCAAGCATAATGTATGTATCAAGCAACGACTCATCAGTTGCACCGATTGATGTTTACGAGACTGCAAGAATCATGAGCAATAACATGGTTGTGGACAAGCGGTTTAACGTGTCATGGCGATTCTATGTCCACCCAAACTTTGATTACTTAGTCCGCCTTCATTTCTGTGAGCTTGTCTATGACAAGCCCAGCCAGAGGATCTTCAAGATCTACATCAATAACAAGACTGCTGCTGAGAACTATGATGTATATGCGAGGGCTGCGGGAATTAATAAAGCATATCATGAGGACTTCTTTGACAACTCAACACAGCAGGCAGACTCACTTTGGCTTCAGCTAGGCCCTGATTCCATGACCAGTGCCTCAGGTACTGATGCACTTCTGAATGGTTTGGAGATATTCAAGCTCAGCAAGGATTCCGACCTTTCTTACGTGCTTGGTCATATTGACACGGGCAACCAAAGGAGTTCTTCAAAAGGGGGAAAGAATAAAGGTCTATGGGAAGAAGTTGGTATTGGCTCAGCATCTTTAGTTGCAGTTACAAGCGTTGTTCTGTTCTCTTGGTGTTATATAAGAAAGAAACAAAAAGCTGTTAAGAAGGAGGCCCCTCTCGGGTGGCATCCGTTGGTTCTCCATGAGACTATGAAAAGCACTACAGATGCTCGTGCAACCAGTAAATCATCCTTGGCACGAAATGCCTCTAACATCGGTCATAGGATGGGAAGAAGATTCGGCATTGCAGAGATTAGGGCTGCCACGAAGAATTTTGATGAGTCCTTAATCATTGGAACTGGAGGATTTGGAAAGGTATACAAAGGTGAGCTCGATGAGGGCACTACAGTGGCTATCAAGCGTGCTAATACACTATGTGGCCAGGGTCTGAAAGAATTTGAAACAGAGATTGAGATGCTTTCCAAGcttcggcatcggcaccttgttGCAATGATTGGCTACTGTGAAGAGCAGAAAGAGATGATTCTGGTGTATGAATACATGGCTAAGGGGACACTGAGAAGCCATCTCTATGGGAGCAACCTTCCTCCTCTGACATGGAAGCAACGGATCGATGCATGCATTGGTGCCGCCCGTGGCCTTCACTACCTCCACACAGGAGCGGACCGAGGTATAATCCACAGGGATGTAAAGACCACTAACATCCTGTTGGACGAGAATTTTGTTGCAAAAATAGCAGACTTTGGGCTGTCCAAAACTGGACCAACGCTCGACCACACCCATGTTAGTACTGCAGTCAGGGGAAGCTTTGGATACCTAGATCCAGAGTACTTCCGGAGGCAGCAACTCACACAAAAATCCGATGTGTATTCTTTTGGAGTGGTGCTCTTTGAAGTTGCTTGTGCAAGGCCTGTGATAGATCCCACATTGCCAAAGGATCAAATCAACTTGGCAGAGTGGGCGATGAGGTGGCAGCGCCAGCGTTCGCTGGAAGCAATCATGGATCCTCGTCTGGATGGCGACTTCTCATCAGAATCACTGAAGAAGTTTGGTGAAATTGCAGAGAAATGTCTCGCTGATGATGGGAGAAGCAGGCCATCAATGGGCGAGGTCCTGTGGCATCTTGAGTATGTGCTGCAGCTCCATGAAGCTTACAAGCGAAATGTAGAGTCTGAATCATTTGGAAGCGGTGAGTTGGGATTCGCTGATATATCCTTTAGCCTCCCTCACATCAGAGAGGGGGAAGAGGAACGCCACTCTAAGCCATCAAGTATCAGAGAGGAACTAGACACATGA